In one window of Lemur catta isolate mLemCat1 chromosome 25, mLemCat1.pri, whole genome shotgun sequence DNA:
- the RHOU gene encoding rho-related GTP-binding protein RhoU, with protein MPPQQGNPAFPGRCEAPPVPPRRERGGRGGRGSGEPGGRGRAGGAEGRGVKCVLVGDGAVGKTSLVVSYTTNGYPTEYIPTAFDNFSAVVSVDGRPVRLQLCDTAGQDEFDKLRPLCYTSTDIFLLCFSVVSPSSFQNVSEKWVPEIRCHCPKAPIILVGTQSDLREDVKVLIELDKCKEKPVPEEAAKLCAEEIKAASYIECSALTQKNLKEVFDAAIVAGIQYSDTQQQPKKSKSRTPDKVKNLSKSWWKKYCCFV; from the exons ATGCCCCCGCAGCAGGGGAACCCCGCGTTCCCCGGCCGCTGCGAGGCGCCTCCCGTGCCGCCGCGCCGGGAGCGCGGGGGACGCGGGGGGCGCGGGTCCGGGGAGCCGGGGGGCAGGGGGCGCGCGGGCGGCGCCGAGGGGCGCGGCGTCAAGTGCGTGCTGGTCGGCGACGGCGCCGTGGGCAAGACGAGCCTGGTGGTGAGCTACACCACCAACGGCTACCCCACCGAGTACATCCCCACGGCCTTCGACAACTTCTCGG CTGTGGTGTCTGTGGATGGGCGGCCTGTGAGACTCCAGCTCTGTGACACCGCGGGACAG GATGAGTTTGACAAGCTGAGGCCTCTCTGCTACACCAGCACAGACATTTTCCTGCTGTGCTTTAGTGTCGTGAGCCCCTCGTCCTTCCAGAACGTCAGTGAGAAATGGGTGCCGGAGATTCGGTGCCACTGTCCCAAAGCCCCCATCATCCTAGTTGGAACGCAGTCGGATCTCAGGGAAGATGTCAAAGTCCTTATTGAGTTGGACAAATGCAAAGAGAAGCCGGTGCCTGAAGAGGCGGCTAAGCTGTGTGCCGAGGAAATCAAAGCTGCCTCCTACATCGAGTGTTCGGCCTTGACTCAAAAAAACCTCAAAGAGGTCTTTGACGCAGCCATCGTCGCTGGCATTCAATACTCGGACACTCAGCAACAGCCAAAGAAGTCTAAAAGCAGGACTCCAGACAAAGTGAAAAACCTCTCCAAGTCCTGGTGGAAGAAGTACTGCTGTTTCGTATGA